The following proteins are co-located in the Telopea speciosissima isolate NSW1024214 ecotype Mountain lineage chromosome 9, Tspe_v1, whole genome shotgun sequence genome:
- the LOC122639749 gene encoding dof zinc finger protein DOF1.4-like — protein MGLCSKQVSVDVLDWSQSLLQSRSLMEFPKPPQPQARQQQQQQQPPTPSLRCPRCDSTNTKFCYYNNYNKSQPRHFCKTCRRHWTKGGTLRNVPVGGGRKNKRLKTSSSSSSSTTTTTNSPHLRTKNPNSIMGIQPLQHQLSLPFDDQKSISEILYQALLPPTSSQPADYNIDVNVSSNSSSGFLGSTLSLPPLPNFPFTSSFSFDNNPSTLISSSFTGGFSSPNVYSYPAKIEVAEDPISATTSSAITTIATTVSTAMPWQAPPSTGGGGGGGSLMDSSQYWNWEDDLTAIVTTDLGQPWDDQDGDDPAPKQL, from the coding sequence ATGGGCCTGTGCTCGAAGCAAGTTTCGGTGGATGTTCTGGATTGGAGCCAGAGTTTGTTGCAGTCAAGATCATTAATGGAGTTTCCCAAGCCTCCTCAACCTCAGGcgagacaacaacaacaacaacaacaaccaccgACACCATCGTTGAGGTGTCCAAGGTGTGATTCAACAAACACCAAGTTTTGTTACTACAACAATTACAATAAATCACAGCCACGCCATTTCTGCAAGACATGTAGAAGGCACTGGACTAAGGGAGGCACTCTCCGTAACGTCCCCGTCGGTGGTGGCCGCAAGAACAAGCGTCTCaagacatcttcttcttcctcctcttccaccaccaccaccacaaataGCCCCCACCTTCGGACCAAGAACCCAAACAGTATTATGGGAATTCAACCTCTGCAACATCAGTTATCTCTTCCTTTCGATGATCAGAAGAGCATATCGGAGATTCTCTATCAGGCACTGCTGCCGCCCACATCGTCGCAACCTGCAGATTACAACATAGACGTCAACgtcagcagcaacagcagcagcggCTTCTTGGGTTCGACGTTGTCTTTACCTCCTCTGCCAAACTTTCCCTTTACAAGCTCCTTTAGTTTTGACAACAACCCATCAACTttgatttcctcttctttcaccGGAGGCTTCTCTTCTCCAAATGTGTACAGTTACCCAGCCAAAATTGAAGTAGCCGAAGATCCCATCAGCGCTACCACCTCCTCAGCCATTACTACCATCGCCACGACAGTATCGACGGCAATGCCATGGCAAGCACCTCCTTCTACtggcggcggcggcggtggcGGCAGTTTAATGGATTCTTCTCAATACTGGAATTGGGAAGATGATCTCACTGCAATTGTCACTACTGATCTTGGGCAACCTTGGGATGATCAAGATGGTGATGATCCTGCACCAAAACAACTCTGA